A single Tuberibacillus sp. Marseille-P3662 DNA region contains:
- the dhaL gene encoding dihydroxyacetone kinase subunit DhaL — protein MQLSVEQTAQWLRQMNQKMQENKDKLSELDQAIGDGDHGHNMARGFQEVQTKIDANTYEFTGDLLKDTAMTLISKVGGASGPLFGTAFLKAASELKNEPEINDTNIVPALEAAVNGIKSRGKANEGDKTMLDVWIPMLTYFKEQDISPAGLAETAETAMEATKDLEAKKGRASYLGERSVGHLDPGSVTSYYLFEALSDVLKEGEA, from the coding sequence ATGCAATTATCTGTTGAACAAACGGCACAATGGTTAAGACAAATGAATCAAAAAATGCAGGAGAATAAAGATAAGCTTTCTGAACTCGATCAAGCCATTGGTGATGGCGATCATGGTCACAATATGGCGAGGGGCTTTCAGGAAGTGCAAACAAAAATAGACGCCAACACTTATGAATTTACGGGTGATTTGTTAAAGGACACCGCCATGACCTTAATTTCTAAAGTAGGTGGAGCTTCTGGTCCCCTCTTTGGCACAGCGTTTTTAAAAGCGGCTTCTGAGTTGAAGAACGAACCTGAGATCAATGATACCAATATTGTTCCCGCCTTAGAAGCAGCTGTTAACGGGATTAAATCTCGCGGCAAAGCCAATGAAGGCGATAAAACCATGCTTGATGTCTGGATCCCCATGTTGACCTATTTTAAGGAACAGGACATCTCTCCTGCAGGTCTTGCGGAAACAGCAGAAACAGCGATGGAGGCGACGAAAGATCTCGAAGCTAAGAAGGGACGAGCTTCTTATCTAGGAGAAAGATCGGTTGGGCACCTAGACCCAGGTTCTGTAACTTCCTATTATTTGTTTGAAGCTCTATCTGACGTTTTAAAAGAAGGCGAGGCATAA
- a CDS encoding DMT family transporter, which yields MSDKNKGILLLLLSAFGFAMMSAFVKLSGDVPTLQKTLFRNLVTAVISFGFVWHHKERIFGKKEHQPILLLRSALGTLGIVFYFYAIDHLVLSDADMLNKMSPFLLIIFCAIFLREKAKFYQIVSVIVAFIGTLLIIKPAFSIEALPYMAGVASAVFAAGAYTVLRVLGDKEKYYTVVFYFSFFSTVVLVPFAVISYEPMSWQQLIYLLLAGLFATLGQFGLTVAYKFAPAREISIFFYSTIVYSALISVIVFHQPPDLLSIIGYCVIFGASFYMFVRNNKAGKAAEPLQNKGTLNSR from the coding sequence ATGAGCGATAAAAATAAAGGTATTCTCTTACTCTTACTATCTGCTTTTGGTTTTGCGATGATGTCGGCCTTCGTGAAACTTTCTGGAGATGTGCCAACGCTTCAAAAGACCTTATTTAGAAATCTGGTGACGGCTGTCATTTCCTTCGGATTTGTTTGGCACCATAAGGAAAGGATCTTTGGCAAAAAGGAACATCAGCCGATTTTATTATTAAGATCAGCCTTAGGGACGCTTGGCATTGTCTTTTACTTTTATGCGATTGATCATCTCGTTTTATCAGATGCGGATATGTTAAACAAAATGAGCCCGTTTTTATTAATCATTTTTTGTGCGATATTTTTGCGGGAGAAGGCTAAGTTCTATCAAATCGTCTCGGTTATCGTCGCGTTTATCGGAACACTATTGATTATTAAACCGGCATTTTCGATCGAAGCGCTTCCATATATGGCAGGTGTTGCGTCAGCTGTCTTTGCTGCTGGAGCTTATACAGTGTTGCGCGTGTTAGGAGATAAGGAGAAGTATTATACGGTTGTCTTTTATTTTTCCTTCTTCTCAACAGTTGTGCTTGTGCCTTTTGCGGTCATTTCGTATGAACCGATGTCATGGCAGCAGTTGATCTACCTGCTCTTAGCGGGTTTGTTTGCTACTCTGGGTCAGTTTGGTTTGACCGTTGCATACAAATTTGCACCGGCTAGGGAAATATCCATCTTTTTTTACTCGACGATTGTCTATTCCGCATTAATTAGTGTGATCGTCTTTCATCAGCCACCGGATCTACTAAGTATCATTGGTTATTGTGTCATCTTTGGTGCGTCTTTTTATATGTTTGTTAGGAACAACAAAGCAGGAAAGGCTGCGGAACCATTACAGAATAAGGGCACACTAAATTCGCGTTAG
- a CDS encoding helix-turn-helix domain-containing protein encodes MVLMFTAYEKEAFVDQSIDALTQRIFEQPNDSLLFFKMLVNFANKTTLDTSAYKQLSEEVLSDPNILKEHYYVLFQQMAEYASKEQSDLTLYTTGDLAKYFGVSITAINNWIKEGRFIGYTKDKNNKQARISGSTIWRSRTGKLHKVQDIVDEWEAENDIDDNNSVQVTIVNQLIAYEKKYGGPFEQTLGMKATKDMTADEETDASAWKYLIRKYDTFGNRTEKN; translated from the coding sequence GTGGTATTAATGTTTACGGCCTATGAAAAAGAAGCTTTTGTTGATCAGTCGATTGACGCATTAACTCAACGCATTTTTGAGCAACCCAATGACTCTTTACTATTTTTTAAGATGCTAGTTAATTTTGCAAATAAAACAACCCTTGATACTAGTGCTTATAAACAACTCAGTGAAGAGGTATTAAGTGACCCGAATATCTTAAAGGAACATTATTATGTATTGTTTCAGCAAATGGCTGAATATGCTTCCAAGGAACAATCAGATCTCACACTATATACAACAGGTGATTTAGCCAAATATTTCGGTGTCAGTATCACGGCCATCAATAATTGGATTAAGGAAGGTCGGTTTATTGGCTATACCAAAGATAAAAATAATAAACAGGCCCGGATTTCTGGTTCCACAATTTGGCGTTCGCGAACAGGTAAATTACACAAAGTTCAAGATATCGTTGATGAATGGGAAGCAGAAAATGATATTGATGACAATAACAGTGTCCAAGTAACCATTGTTAATCAATTAATAGCCTACGAAAAGAAATATGGGGGGCCATTCGAGCAAACATTAGGCATGAAAGCGACCAAAGATATGACAGCAGACGAAGAAACTGATGCTTCTGCTTGGAAATATCTTATAAGAAAGTACGATACCTTTGGGAACCGGACTGAGAAAAACTAG
- a CDS encoding DUF554 domain-containing protein: MPTGSMIDALAVIIGGFLGAFFKDKIPERLSTALPLTFGAASMGMGIDLITDMDALPPVILSLLIGSALGELMNLEKGIEWCASKVRGPVERLFSGGNTELSQEAFMEKFVGIVVLFCASGTGIFGALNEGMTGNTSILISKSFLDLFTAAIFATALGYMVITVAVPQFVILVGLFMSAGVILPLTEPHMIADFSGVGGIIMLVTGFRISGIKSFPIGNMLPALVLAMPVSELWKMFMG; the protein is encoded by the coding sequence ATGCCAACAGGATCAATGATTGATGCATTAGCAGTCATTATTGGCGGCTTTTTAGGAGCTTTTTTTAAAGATAAAATCCCTGAGAGATTAAGTACCGCTCTCCCACTAACATTTGGAGCGGCATCTATGGGCATGGGTATCGATTTAATCACAGACATGGATGCTTTACCACCTGTCATTCTCTCTCTACTAATTGGGAGCGCCCTAGGTGAGTTAATGAATCTGGAAAAAGGCATTGAATGGTGTGCGAGCAAAGTCCGCGGGCCCGTGGAACGTTTGTTTTCAGGCGGAAATACTGAGCTGAGCCAAGAAGCTTTTATGGAGAAATTTGTAGGTATTGTTGTGTTATTCTGCGCTAGCGGAACCGGAATCTTTGGTGCCTTGAACGAAGGTATGACAGGCAATACATCGATACTAATTTCAAAATCGTTTCTCGATCTCTTTACCGCAGCGATTTTTGCGACAGCGTTAGGTTATATGGTGATCACCGTCGCCGTTCCTCAATTCGTTATTCTCGTCGGTTTATTCATGAGTGCTGGGGTCATTCTACCGCTTACCGAACCCCATATGATTGCTGACTTTTCTGGTGTCGGCGGCATCATTATGTTAGTCACAGGTTTTCGGATTAGTGGCATTAAATCCTTTCCGATTGGCAATATGTTGCCGGCTCTCGTCCTGGCCATGCCGGTATCGGAATTATGGAAAATGTTTATGGGGTGA
- the dhaK gene encoding dihydroxyacetone kinase subunit DhaK, giving the protein MKKLVNRPDDVIDEMLDGMVAAHPDQLKRLPDSTVLIRKDAPVNGKVGLVSGGGSGHEPAHAGYIGDGLLDAAVAGEVFTSPTPDQIFEAIKAVNSGKGVLLVVKNYSGDVMNFDMAADMAEAEGIDVEQVIVNDDIAVEKEEDRRGIAGTIFVHKIAGAAAAAGKNLEEVKDIAEHVIHNVRSMGVSLSPSIVPASGKPGFTLGDNEIEIGTGIHGEQGMERKEIMPADELTTELLTKVLDKVALSTGDNIAVMINGLGATPLMELYIVNRKVSELLKQKQVNVVKTFVGEYMTSLEMAGCSISILKLDGPLYDLLK; this is encoded by the coding sequence ATGAAAAAATTGGTGAATCGTCCCGATGATGTCATTGACGAAATGTTAGATGGAATGGTTGCGGCCCATCCCGATCAATTAAAACGCTTACCTGATTCGACAGTCCTTATCCGGAAAGATGCTCCTGTAAATGGAAAAGTTGGATTGGTCAGCGGCGGGGGCAGCGGTCATGAACCCGCTCATGCCGGCTATATCGGTGATGGTTTATTAGATGCTGCTGTTGCCGGAGAAGTTTTCACCTCTCCGACACCGGATCAAATTTTCGAGGCCATTAAGGCAGTAAATAGCGGCAAGGGTGTTTTACTTGTTGTTAAGAATTATTCCGGCGACGTCATGAATTTTGACATGGCAGCTGACATGGCTGAAGCAGAAGGCATTGATGTCGAGCAAGTCATTGTGAATGACGATATAGCTGTTGAAAAAGAAGAAGACCGTCGAGGCATCGCCGGGACAATATTTGTTCATAAAATAGCAGGAGCTGCCGCGGCAGCTGGCAAAAATCTAGAGGAAGTTAAAGACATTGCCGAACACGTCATCCATAACGTTCGATCCATGGGTGTCTCCCTTTCCCCGAGTATTGTTCCCGCTTCCGGCAAACCCGGATTCACACTAGGCGATAATGAAATAGAGATCGGTACAGGCATCCACGGGGAGCAAGGGATGGAAAGAAAGGAGATAATGCCGGCCGATGAACTTACGACGGAACTTTTGACAAAAGTATTGGATAAGGTGGCTCTCTCCACGGGTGACAATATTGCCGTTATGATTAACGGGCTAGGCGCGACCCCTCTCATGGAACTGTATATTGTTAATCGTAAAGTTAGCGAATTATTGAAACAGAAACAGGTCAATGTTGTCAAAACATTTGTCGGAGAATACATGACTTCACTAGAAATGGCGGGTTGTTCAATTAGCATCTTGAAATTAGATGGTCCATTATACGATCTTTTAAAGTAA
- a CDS encoding HD domain-containing protein, producing MRNVTLEQIFSHPIAQKYLQRSGIAHAIAVAEHAFSYAQNNNVDPDQAAKAGLLHDIGHYNWYRNGEWDFDLYKENDIHAIKGANRAHKLLIRSGENRQAAKEIALAILLHTDSYLPAGSSQLERNPLQHVVALADEAEEQPGGNHHYQTIDPQTALDRILQLDKQIDKLDKLRNCRHSS from the coding sequence ATGAGGAATGTGACGTTAGAACAAATTTTTTCCCATCCAATCGCCCAAAAGTATCTACAACGCTCAGGCATCGCTCATGCGATTGCTGTTGCTGAACACGCTTTTTCCTATGCACAGAATAACAATGTTGATCCCGATCAAGCCGCTAAAGCGGGTCTCCTTCACGATATCGGCCATTATAACTGGTATCGTAATGGTGAATGGGATTTTGATTTATATAAAGAAAATGACATTCATGCAATTAAGGGCGCCAATCGCGCTCATAAACTACTGATCCGTAGCGGGGAAAATCGCCAAGCAGCGAAAGAAATTGCCCTGGCTATTTTACTCCACACGGATTCTTATTTGCCAGCTGGGTCAAGCCAACTGGAACGCAACCCTCTTCAGCATGTTGTTGCTTTGGCTGATGAAGCTGAAGAACAACCCGGAGGGAATCATCATTATCAAACCATTGACCCCCAAACAGCGCTTGATCGAATCCTTCAATTAGATAAACAAATCGACAAACTTGACAAGCTTAGGAACTGTAGACACTCAAGCTAA
- the dhaM gene encoding dihydroxyacetone kinase phosphoryl donor subunit DhaM, whose protein sequence is MAHVGIVIVSHSSRLAEGVQELVSQTNQNNVPIAAAGGTDDGEIGTSVDRITKAITAVDEGAGVVVMFDIGSALMNAELAIEMLDNDAEHVTIADAPLVEGTYVAVVESGLGRTVEDVQQAAEKAKSWDKKQ, encoded by the coding sequence ATGGCACATGTCGGAATCGTGATTGTTTCACACAGTAGCAGGCTGGCTGAAGGGGTGCAGGAACTTGTTTCGCAAACGAATCAAAATAATGTCCCCATTGCGGCAGCAGGCGGTACAGATGATGGTGAGATCGGCACAAGCGTCGATCGAATAACGAAGGCGATAACAGCTGTTGATGAAGGCGCGGGGGTTGTCGTGATGTTTGATATAGGCAGTGCTTTGATGAATGCTGAACTTGCGATAGAAATGCTTGATAACGATGCGGAGCATGTGACCATCGCGGATGCTCCACTTGTCGAAGGGACCTATGTCGCAGTGGTTGAATCCGGCTTAGGGCGAACGGTAGAAGACGTCCAACAAGCTGCCGAAAAAGCTAAAAGTTGGGATAAGAAGCAGTAA
- a CDS encoding DNA topology modulation protein translates to MKKIAIIGSGGSGKSTLARQLGYKLDIEVFHLDAMFWKPNWVGTPKAEQRRVQHERVNKDAWIFDGNYGSTMDIRLQAADTVIFLDISRVICVGRIIKRRIKYWNKPRPDMGKGCDERISFPFLKWVWSYPKVKKPEIMNKLAQLPDETKVVILSSPKEVERFLERVEHNETTGTV, encoded by the coding sequence ATGAAAAAAATTGCAATCATCGGTTCAGGTGGATCTGGAAAGTCTACTTTAGCTAGACAATTGGGTTATAAGCTAGACATTGAGGTTTTTCATTTGGATGCTATGTTCTGGAAGCCGAATTGGGTCGGGACGCCCAAGGCAGAACAAAGACGTGTTCAACATGAACGGGTGAACAAAGATGCATGGATCTTTGACGGCAATTACGGCAGTACAATGGACATCAGACTTCAAGCCGCTGATACGGTTATTTTTCTAGATATATCGAGAGTCATATGTGTCGGCCGTATTATCAAAAGAAGGATTAAGTATTGGAATAAGCCAAGGCCTGATATGGGAAAAGGGTGCGATGAGAGAATTTCATTCCCATTTTTAAAATGGGTTTGGAGTTACCCTAAAGTTAAAAAGCCAGAAATCATGAATAAGCTGGCACAATTACCCGATGAGACTAAAGTGGTGATTTTGTCGTCGCCAAAAGAGGTCGAGCGTTTCCTTGAACGAGTCGAGCACAATGAAACAACAGGAACTGTATAG